The nucleotide sequence CCAGAACCTCAGGAAGCTCGCCAAGCTGATCCCGATGCCGGCACCCGCAACCACCTGAGGAGGATCACACTCTCAATCAGCGCGAGGCCGCTCCGATCCCTGACCGGAGTTTTTCAACGGCATCGGTGGAAAGCGGACGCTTACGGTCACCCGGGCACAACTGCTATTTCGCCCCCGCCCATTGCGATCACCCCCCACTGTGAGCCGCCAACCGAGTAATAAGCGGCCCACCCTTCATAGCCGCACGACTGATTGAAAACATCGATGCGCGTGTTCCCGTCGAAGACGATGTGGAGATCGCCTGTCTCGTGGTCCAGCTGCATCGCTTGAACGACCCGCCCCTGCAACAGCGAAGCGGCCCGCTCCTCGCCATCTATCGGCGACGGCAGTCCGAACCACTGCCCGTCATCTTCGTCACCGAATGCTACCCGCCCATTGGCGACGATCCGCCAAGGCACCTCCAACCCGATGGTGAAGCCATCGCCGAAGTTCGCCCGCCACACAGGCGCTTCGCGCACTATCGAGCAGGTCCGCCCGACGAACGCTTGTTCAAAATCAGCGAAGTAGTCCGGCTCCATTCCGTCGGTTTGGCACCTGCTACGAATGTCCGCAACGGGTCGGGAGCGGATCGACCGTTCCGCAGTTCGGGGGACCGATAGGCGACAGTCGGCTTTGTGGCGCCACTGATTCGGCGACAAGCGGCCGAACGGGGTGGTTAGCGGACATTCGACCGCGCTCGATCATGGGCGTGTTATCTCGGCTGCGAACGACTTAGCTTCGCAATTGGAGGACGACGTGCACGGGCCGCTCACCTCAAGATAGGTCGGCCACTCTTCAGTCCACGGAATGACGATGCTCCCGTCGCGGCGTTGGGGAGCGTTGCCCTCATAGACGACAAACCGCTGGCCGTTTACCTCGACACGATAAAGGTTGAAGTCCTCCACCGGGGCCTCGCGACTGAGGAGCTTGGTTCCCGTCGGAAAGCAGAAGCTCTCGCCGCAGACGGTGGACGATGGCTCCTCGGAGCACGCCAGTAGGCCAGCGATCAGGAGCAACGGGAGTGAACGAGCTACGGGCACGCAGCAATGATGTCAGGCGCCCTGACTGTCTGCAATGGGTCGGGAGCGGATCGACCGTTCCGCAGTTCGGGGGACCGATAGGCGACAGTCGGCTTTGTGGCGCCACTGATTCGGCGACAAGCGGCCGAACGGGGTGGTTAGCCGACATTGCTTCGGGTAGCCTGTTGTTATGGCCTATCATGGCGACAAGGACTTGATGGCACATAAGACCGCTTGCTCATTGGCGGGGGGAGCGGTGATAGGCGGCGCTTTGCTAGCGCTTAGCGCCCTCGCCGGAAGTGGTTGGGTCGTCGCTCGGGTTGTGATCGGCGTGACGATACTCACGATTGGTGCGCTTGGTTTCTATCGGTACTGGCGTGCTATTTGATCTCAGCCTGTCGTTCCAGCCGTTGTTGCACTAGTATCGACTAAGGATGGAAAGCTGCCATTGCTCCTGACATATTGACGCTGGCGTGAAACCGGACAATCGAACTGGCCTTGGCTGCCTCGCCGGCCTCCTCTACTGGGGCGTCGTCGCCATGGCAGTCTTTGGGAATATTGCTGGCGATTGCCTGCCTGGCGATACCTGTCCCTCGGGTGCTGAGCGCAGCATGCGGGCTCTTGCCATATTTTTGATAGCAGTCGCAGTCTTTGTGGCCATCCGAGTGACTATCTCCCGGGTTCAAAGCCGAGGCGACAAAGATGCAAACTAATACGCAGCATACGTTCCCAATGGCGGGAAACAGACCTACGATTGTGGGCCGCAGGTCATTCAGAACATCTCGACCAAGTATAGTGCACAGAATGCAATGATACCGCTCAAAGCTGCGACGATCCGCCCAAAGGGCGAGCCTCGTACCTCGAGCCATATAGCGGCCGCGACCGAAAGCAGCACGAGCAACGGGTAAAGCCAAAATTCTCTTTGTTTTGCGGCGTCACAAGCATGCATCGCTGAACTTTCGTCGCGAGGAAGGCATTCGCCCATGGCCAACCCCAAGAAAACGAGGAAAGCTAGGGCCAATCCTACTAATGTCAGCAGGACGAACACCGCCACGCCAGATCGACCTCTTACAGCACCCATGTCACCCATTTTATTGGGTCACAACGCAGGTCCGCAATGGCTCGGACACAGACGATACAGCCCGTCGCATTGCTAAGGCTGATGCGTCGAGTTGAAGAGGTCGTCGAGTACCTGGTGCAACGCGCTCGCAGCCTGGCTCCAACAGCTAAGGTCATCCGGCGCCGACCCCGTCTGCCTTCCGGTAGTCAGCACGAGAACCGGAGTACCGCCGTTGCTGACAATAAGCGTCTCCGGCTGCCTGCCTTCTCGACAGGCTTGGTGGATCAATCCTTCGGCCACGGCGCGCGCATAGCCTGCCCGGGCCGCCGCCAGACGCTCCCCATTGAGCTTTCCCGCGCTCACAGGCCGCTCCAGTCCTGTGTCATTACAGACCTTTCGCGGCGCTGTAGTTGTGAAGGTATATTGACCGGTTCGCAGGTCTATTCTCACGTTTCCGGCCGGGCAAAATTCCGAATGACCGATGGTCGAGACGATCCACGCGGTCCCGCCGAGATCGACCGGGTTTGAAGATGGTGCGGGCCCGCCTGCAAGTAGAAAGGCTGCGAGGACTAAAAGCATCTGCCGATCGTCTCACGGCTCTCGAAGGTTCGCAATGCGTCGATTTCCGACATAGCCGACGCGAGCTGTCCAACGTGCGTTTTCCGGAAGAAAGATCCCTCGCACGAACGTCCGCTATGGGTGGGAAGCAGACGCTTAGCTCAGGGCGGGTTCCAGCATACTTTCATGAACGTCGATGGCATCCCCACCTTCAAACTCCACGAGGTACACGGTGCCGTCGGGGAATTGGGCAAAGTGGCTTCCGCGCGGGTCCTGCTCGGCGGTGACACCGATCACCCAAGCCTTCGAGCCGGGACGCAATTCTATGGGTGCATCGCTCCTGATGCACACGATGTCGCCATACGTGAACATGGCGCTTTGTCGCCCACCTGACGAGTGTCCGCAACGGGTCGGGAGCGGATCGACCGTTCCGCAGTTCGGGGGACCGATAGGCGACAGTCGGCTTTGTGGCGCCACTGACTCGGCGATAAGCGGCCGAACGGGGTGGAACGCGGACATACAATACGTCATCCTGCGAAGGTGATTGCCCTGCCCAAATTCCTTATGCCCGTTGCTCTCGTTACCGCATTGTCGTGCGCTTCTGGAGATTGCTCGCCGTCGAAAGAGTGGGTTATAGCAAGTTCTATGGAGCCGATGCCGATGCCCGGCTCATATAAGCCCATCCTCTACGCTCAGGAGACGGAGCAAGGCAGTTGGCAATGGGTGATGTATTTCAATCGGTTCCGCCAATCGCAACCCACCAGCGGAGACTACCAGAGACTCCTCACGGAGATAGCGACCGCGACTGAGCTCAGCCCGCAGCCCCTCCTGTTATTCAGTTTCGCCGAGGGTCATACCTGCGGCGAGTTGAGCGACGTCCGCAAAGGCATAGTGCGGGCAGCAAAATGTTCGAAGGATGGCGTCCCCTGCATCGAGGGAACTTTGGCGGAGCTTCTCGCCTCGGGCTAATGTCCGGATTGGATCGATTTCAGACATTCCGAAAGCTAGCGTAGTCGATGAAAACGGACAAAAAACTATCTCGGAAGCGCGTCAAACTCGCTGAAGGAGACGTATTTGAGTTCGCCGTGCCTGACGGGCCGCTCCCAATAGCGAGCGGCTCCGCCTTGACGTTGACCAGGTCTCCCCGATCCTGACCATGTGACTCAAACAGAAAGCCTCGAAGAAAGCCCGCGCCACGCAATAAGGCTATGCGTCGCGCATCTGAGCGCTTCTTCCCTCACGAGCGCGCCGTCGGGCTGCTGCGCGGGGCTAAGGCGGGCAGCCTGAGCTAAACCTCCGCCCGGCTGGCTTGCCGCCGTAGCTTTAGCGAAGGATGGTGGAGCCGAGGGGGATCGAACCCCTGACCTCTACACTGCCAGTGTAGCGCTCTCCCAGCTGAGCTACGGCCCCGATATCTCCGCCGGCTGGTGCCTCGGCGGGCTGTGGGCGCTGCCTCTAGGATAGGAGGCAGCGCTTGCCAAGAGGGTTTTAGCTGTCTTCGTCGTCGTCGCCGCCTTTGGCGACGCCGATATCGTCGTCACCGCCGAGATCGACCTCGTCGTCCGGATTCTCCTCGGCATCCTCGTCGATGTCGAGATCGTCCTCGTCGGCGAGGTCCGCATCTTCCTTCTCGGGCGCGTCGGCCTTCTTCTTCGGCTCGTCGAAGGGCAAGGGCTGCTTCGATTTGAGCACCGGCTCCGGCTCCCACGCGACGCCGCATTCGATGCACGTCACCGGGTCTTCCTTGCCGAGATCG is from Sphingosinicella humi and encodes:
- a CDS encoding TIGR02300 family protein is translated as MVKAEWGTKRTCPKCGTRFYDLGKEDPVTCIECGVAWEPEPVLKSKQPLPFDEPKKKADAPEKEDADLADEDDLDIDEDAEENPDDEVDLGGDDDIGVAKGGDDDEDS
- a CDS encoding DUF6188 family protein, with the translated sequence MEPDYFADFEQAFVGRTCSIVREAPVWRANFGDGFTIGLEVPWRIVANGRVAFGDEDDGQWFGLPSPIDGEERAASLLQGRVVQAMQLDHETGDLHIVFDGNTRIDVFNQSCGYEGWAAYYSVGGSQWGVIAMGGGEIAVVPG